In Thiospirochaeta perfilievii, a single window of DNA contains:
- a CDS encoding ABC transporter ATP-binding protein encodes MIELKKLNKKYDSVQAVKDISFSIKPGEIFGLLGPNGAGKSTTIKMIMNILDPDSGQILFDGKKLKASDNEKIGYLPEERGMYKKSTVTEFITYFGMLKGRSIEQLEMEIEKWLTYFDLHDWRYKKTEELSKGMSQKVQFITSIIHDPEIIILDEPFSGLDPLSMDKLRGAILLLKDAGKTIIFSTHVMEQAEKICSHIMILNRGEAAITGSVSEIKSSFGNKMIALEFDGDGSFIEALEEVESIIKYPRYVEVELKDEELADSFLRNIIDKISIKRYERIVPSLHKVFISSIGEDLL; translated from the coding sequence TTGATAGAACTAAAAAAACTAAATAAAAAGTATGACAGTGTTCAAGCAGTAAAAGATATCTCCTTTTCAATTAAACCAGGGGAGATATTTGGATTGTTAGGACCAAATGGTGCAGGAAAATCCACAACTATAAAGATGATAATGAATATCCTTGATCCAGATTCAGGACAGATACTCTTTGATGGAAAGAAGCTTAAAGCAAGTGATAACGAGAAGATAGGTTATCTACCAGAAGAGCGAGGGATGTATAAAAAGTCTACAGTCACCGAATTTATTACCTATTTTGGTATGTTAAAGGGTCGCTCTATAGAGCAACTAGAGATGGAAATAGAGAAGTGGTTAACATATTTTGATCTACATGACTGGAGATATAAAAAGACAGAAGAGTTATCTAAAGGGATGAGCCAGAAAGTTCAATTTATAACATCAATAATTCATGACCCTGAAATAATAATATTAGATGAACCCTTTAGTGGGCTAGACCCATTAAGTATGGATAAGCTTCGTGGAGCGATACTACTATTAAAAGATGCAGGGAAAACCATAATTTTTTCAACCCATGTTATGGAGCAGGCGGAGAAGATATGCTCCCATATTATGATTTTAAACAGAGGTGAAGCTGCTATTACTGGTTCTGTATCTGAAATTAAGAGCTCATTTGGTAACAAGATGATAGCCCTAGAATTTGATGGAGATGGTTCTTTTATTGAGGCGCTGGAGGAAGTAGAGTCAATAATAAAATATCCTAGATATGTAGAAGTAGAACTAAAGGATGAAGAGCTAGCAGATAGCTTTTTAAGAAATATTATAGATAAAATATCTATAAAAAGATATGAGAGAATAGTTCCATCCCTTCATAAGGTGTTTATTAGTTCTATAGGAGAAGATCTATTATGA
- a CDS encoding Y-family DNA polymerase, with the protein MPISLIDCNSFYASCEKIFRPDLRDRPVVVLSNNDGCIVAMSSEAKKLKIPRGTPLFKLKDLFERNNVEVFSSNYALYGDISRRIMSIIMDSTDKTEIYSIDEAFANWDFIDPVEEAYNLRLKIKQWTGMTVSIGLAQTKTLAKIANHIGKKNREGIYWIREEIREDILRDTAIEDVWGIGRQISLFLRSRNVFTAYDFIQLDDWWIKKHLSIVSLRTKWELEGRPSIEFETEVKENRAIMSSKSFGEPIKDLENLLEATKSYVHDAFNKMTRQNLKGKSITIYLTTNRFRNKDKQYSNSITIDLEDYSDYLPDFIKAADMGIKQIYKMGYLYKKTSVLLSDLRTSKEITPDLFTLKDPRFKKIQTSVNEINKKYGNGTVTCNLNKSKNSKWFMKREMLSPRYTTSWKEIPKIN; encoded by the coding sequence GTGCCGATATCCCTAATCGACTGCAACTCATTTTACGCTTCATGTGAGAAAATTTTCCGCCCAGACTTAAGAGATCGACCTGTGGTAGTCCTGTCTAATAACGATGGTTGCATTGTCGCCATGAGCAGCGAAGCTAAAAAGCTAAAGATACCACGGGGCACACCTCTTTTTAAATTAAAAGATCTATTTGAAAGGAACAATGTAGAAGTATTCTCCTCAAACTACGCATTATATGGGGATATATCCAGAAGAATAATGAGTATAATAATGGACTCTACAGATAAAACAGAGATCTACTCTATAGATGAGGCCTTTGCTAACTGGGATTTTATTGACCCTGTAGAGGAGGCTTATAATCTTAGACTTAAAATAAAACAGTGGACAGGCATGACAGTTTCTATAGGATTAGCCCAGACAAAAACATTGGCTAAGATTGCAAATCATATTGGGAAAAAAAATAGAGAAGGAATATATTGGATTAGGGAGGAGATAAGAGAGGATATTCTAAGGGATACTGCTATAGAGGATGTATGGGGTATTGGAAGACAAATTTCACTTTTTCTTCGTAGTCGAAATGTTTTTACAGCCTATGACTTTATACAATTAGATGATTGGTGGATAAAAAAACACCTAAGTATTGTTTCTCTTAGAACTAAGTGGGAGTTAGAGGGTAGACCCTCTATTGAGTTTGAAACAGAGGTAAAAGAGAACAGAGCTATTATGAGTTCAAAAAGCTTTGGAGAACCGATTAAAGATTTAGAGAATTTACTTGAGGCTACAAAAAGTTACGTTCACGACGCTTTTAATAAAATGACAAGACAGAATCTAAAGGGTAAATCAATAACTATATATCTAACTACAAATAGATTTAGAAACAAGGATAAACAGTATAGTAACTCTATAACCATAGACCTTGAGGATTACTCAGACTATCTCCCAGACTTTATAAAAGCAGCTGACATGGGAATTAAACAGATATATAAGATGGGGTATCTATATAAAAAAACAAGTGTACTTTTAAGTGATTTAAGAACATCAAAGGAGATTACTCCAGACCTTTTTACCCTAAAGGACCCCAGGTTTAAGAAAATACAAACTAGCGTAAATGAAATTAATAAAAAATACGGAAATGGGACTGTTACCTGTAACCTAAATAAGAGTAAAAACTCAAAATGGTTTATGAAAAGGGAGATGCTATCCCCTAGATATACCACATCATGGAAGGAGATTCCTAAAATAAACTAA
- a CDS encoding LexA family protein encodes MIPLFMNTIKAGFPSPATDYIESDLDFNKYLVHNKAATYAVRAQGDSMINAGILPGDIMIIDRSITPKSNDIIIASLDKEFTVKRFIKKGNDFFLYPENPNYPIIDITTSDDFIIWGVVTFTIHNFRGDK; translated from the coding sequence ATGATACCACTATTCATGAACACCATAAAAGCAGGGTTTCCTTCTCCTGCAACAGATTATATAGAGTCGGACTTAGACTTTAATAAATATCTTGTACACAATAAAGCTGCAACTTACGCCGTAAGAGCCCAAGGTGACTCTATGATAAATGCAGGCATTCTCCCTGGAGACATTATGATTATAGATAGATCTATCACTCCAAAATCTAATGATATTATTATAGCATCATTAGATAAAGAATTTACAGTAAAAAGGTTTATAAAAAAAGGGAACGACTTTTTTTTATACCCCGAAAACCCTAACTACCCAATTATTGATATAACTACCAGTGATGATTTTATAATTTGGGGGGTGGTAACTTTTACAATACATAACTTTAGAGGGGATAAGTAG
- a CDS encoding sensor histidine kinase, with translation MSKDISKIRIPLLVTGIVLFFMLAISTFTQGNLDEDYIGFQLFRNNLTVNNISIRVGDKDNLDYVMNQLDLSFYLFKDSAFFYLYRLVDKDYDLILTSLEEEWKTIFYQYFRSEVIDFDILNSSLDKLLGYVDIVNGVLTTVGHNWRIFYKVLLSLNLVIFILLLIAFYHLSSGNLNNNSNGIMSVRNALIEGQEQERLRISLELHDKVAQDLFACRMLIKDISSSSKDEMLLSSIKKSLSLLDTSIKEVRDMSYTLRPPALQAIGLDSAIQSYVDNFSGKIDTPISFKAVGLVNKNIDETVSINLYRILQETLNNTAKHAHAENIDIKLIYTYPYLLLKIEDDGVGFKYVKSESKVRGRNKLGLPGIKERVSLLGGELIINTDKGEGTKILIKVPVVGNEKV, from the coding sequence ATGAGTAAAGATATAAGCAAAATAAGAATCCCTCTACTTGTTACAGGTATAGTTCTTTTTTTTATGTTGGCTATAAGTACATTCACCCAGGGAAATTTAGATGAGGATTATATTGGATTTCAACTCTTTCGCAACAACCTAACTGTAAATAACATTTCTATAAGAGTTGGGGATAAAGATAATTTAGACTATGTTATGAACCAATTAGATTTAAGTTTTTATCTCTTTAAGGATTCTGCATTTTTCTACTTATATAGGCTTGTAGATAAGGATTATGACCTAATATTAACCTCCTTAGAGGAGGAGTGGAAAACCATTTTTTATCAATATTTTAGGTCAGAGGTAATTGATTTTGATATATTGAATAGCAGTTTGGATAAATTATTAGGCTATGTTGATATTGTTAATGGGGTTCTTACAACAGTTGGTCATAATTGGAGAATCTTTTATAAGGTTTTATTAAGTCTAAACTTAGTGATTTTTATTCTTCTACTAATCGCTTTTTACCATTTAAGCAGTGGGAATTTAAACAATAATTCCAATGGGATAATGAGTGTAAGAAATGCTCTTATTGAGGGACAGGAGCAGGAGAGACTAAGAATCTCCCTTGAGTTACACGATAAGGTTGCCCAGGATCTATTTGCATGTAGAATGTTAATAAAGGATATATCTTCATCTAGCAAGGATGAGATGCTCCTATCGTCAATAAAAAAGTCACTATCCCTATTAGATACTTCAATTAAAGAGGTAAGGGATATGTCCTATACCCTAAGACCTCCTGCCCTTCAAGCTATTGGTTTAGATAGTGCCATACAGAGTTATGTAGATAATTTTTCTGGAAAAATAGATACCCCTATAAGTTTTAAGGCTGTAGGTTTGGTTAATAAAAATATTGATGAAACTGTTAGCATAAACCTCTATAGAATACTACAAGAGACACTAAATAATACTGCTAAACACGCCCATGCAGAAAATATTGATATTAAACTAATATATACCTATCCATATCTCCTTCTAAAAATTGAAGATGATGGTGTTGGTTTTAAATATGTTAAATCTGAGAGTAAGGTTCGTGGGCGAAATAAACTAGGGCTTCCAGGAATAAAAGAGAGGGTATCTCTTTTAGGTGGAGAGTTAATTATAAATACAGATAAAGGAGAAGGAACTAAAATTCTAATTAAAGTTCCTGTTGTTGGAAATGAAAAAGTGTAA
- a CDS encoding response regulator produces the protein MKKCNVMLVDDHPFLRAGLREVIKEKDNYEVVAEASNISEAMEEFNEKLPDVVVLDINLGAESGLDLIQPFKDMKSDVGILVLSMYEDYEYLRKAFTAGANGYVVKGSETDIVLSGISVVSSGETFLGPKMAGILVKRVLEKGNIPSSEEENDRYDSLTDREQQIFRLLVNGLTSKQIGKELFISSKTVDNHKSKIMSKLEVHNSVGLFRFATKIGLLDS, from the coding sequence ATGAAAAAGTGTAATGTAATGTTAGTGGATGATCATCCTTTTTTAAGAGCAGGTCTCCGGGAAGTTATTAAAGAGAAAGATAATTACGAGGTTGTAGCTGAAGCTTCAAATATAAGCGAAGCTATGGAAGAGTTTAATGAAAAACTTCCAGATGTTGTCGTTCTAGATATAAACCTAGGAGCAGAGTCAGGATTAGACCTTATACAGCCTTTTAAAGATATGAAAAGTGATGTAGGCATCTTAGTTCTAAGTATGTACGAAGATTATGAATACCTAAGAAAAGCCTTTACTGCCGGAGCAAACGGTTATGTTGTTAAGGGGTCTGAGACCGATATTGTACTCTCTGGAATATCTGTAGTCTCATCTGGAGAAACATTTTTAGGACCTAAGATGGCAGGAATTCTAGTAAAGAGAGTTCTGGAGAAGGGGAATATTCCCTCCTCTGAAGAGGAGAATGATCGTTATGACTCCTTAACGGATAGGGAGCAGCAAATCTTTAGACTTCTTGTAAATGGTCTTACATCGAAACAGATTGGTAAAGAGTTATTTATTAGTTCAAAAACTGTAGATAATCATAAGAGTAAAATTATGAGCAAACTAGAGGTCCACAACTCTGTAGGGCTATTTAGATTTGCTACAAAAATAGGGTTATTGGATAGTTAA
- a CDS encoding ribonuclease catalytic domain-containing protein, translated as MLEPKKESLIIYKGQPGKIVNVDKKIDIKLADGSGKKVREKDFTLLHPGPVKSLNIPSLDCNIEEVWTLLQGESVSLFDLAEFLYGDSDLNSVYNAYLHLEENLYFSGSLEEIICNSKEFIEEVQERELLKSQKAEEYNSSLKRLSMGTWIEEDENALREIEGVVLEQRSGSKILKSLGIKESPESAHKFLIKIGYWTIENNPFPGRLGVSLKSTVKKDDFILSKNSLDLTHLKSYAIDDEGSTDPDDAISLENGNRVWVHITDVASLIPNGSNGDIDASSKGSNLYLPTETVHMLPKEVTDIQALGSLEGNNAISYMVEFDEDYNIINREVHLTLVKVSRLSYSEVESQRESEDFKPLYNLAHKLKDKREANGALTISLPEVKMRVDDKGNIDIKPIGGIESRNIVSEFMLLAGETAAIFCRDNSIPIPYATQQPPEAKGAPENNLASMFIWRRKFKRGETKYSPEPHAGLGLQLYTRATSPLRRYSDLVVNQQIRSFLLGESCMTQDEVLLKVSPSIESMKRLSVCERLSNYHWKLVYLSRFKDSIYVGTFVEKKDKGVGVLLIEDLALEVTIPMNEFPELNSKVNLKIKKIDVPAGVVTFQSC; from the coding sequence GTGTTAGAACCAAAAAAAGAGTCACTTATAATATATAAAGGTCAACCTGGGAAAATAGTTAATGTTGATAAAAAAATTGATATAAAATTAGCTGATGGTAGTGGAAAAAAAGTAAGGGAGAAAGACTTTACCCTACTCCATCCGGGACCTGTAAAGTCCCTTAACATCCCTAGTTTAGATTGTAATATAGAGGAGGTTTGGACTCTATTGCAGGGGGAGAGTGTTTCACTTTTTGATTTAGCAGAGTTTCTTTATGGAGATTCTGATTTAAACTCAGTTTATAACGCCTATCTCCACCTGGAGGAAAATCTTTATTTTTCAGGTTCTCTAGAAGAGATAATATGCAACTCAAAAGAGTTTATAGAAGAGGTTCAGGAGAGGGAGCTTCTAAAGTCTCAAAAAGCTGAAGAGTATAATAGCTCATTAAAACGTCTCTCTATGGGGACTTGGATTGAAGAAGATGAAAATGCATTACGAGAGATTGAAGGAGTTGTTTTAGAACAACGTAGTGGAAGTAAGATATTAAAAAGTCTAGGGATTAAAGAGAGCCCTGAGAGTGCCCATAAATTCCTAATTAAAATTGGTTATTGGACTATAGAGAATAACCCCTTCCCTGGAAGGCTAGGAGTATCTCTTAAGTCAACTGTTAAGAAGGATGATTTTATTTTATCTAAAAATAGTCTAGATCTTACCCATTTAAAATCCTATGCGATTGATGATGAGGGCAGTACGGACCCAGATGATGCTATCTCTTTAGAGAATGGAAATAGGGTATGGGTTCATATTACAGATGTAGCATCTCTTATTCCAAATGGTTCAAACGGGGATATAGATGCTTCTTCAAAGGGGTCAAACCTCTACCTACCCACAGAGACAGTACATATGTTACCAAAGGAGGTAACTGATATACAGGCACTCGGCTCCTTAGAAGGGAATAATGCTATATCATATATGGTGGAGTTTGATGAAGATTATAACATAATAAATAGGGAGGTTCATCTTACTCTAGTTAAGGTCTCAAGGTTGTCTTATAGTGAGGTTGAGAGTCAAAGAGAGTCTGAAGATTTTAAACCTCTCTATAATTTAGCCCACAAGTTAAAAGATAAGAGGGAGGCTAATGGAGCTCTAACAATCTCTCTGCCTGAGGTTAAAATGAGGGTTGATGATAAGGGGAATATTGATATAAAACCAATTGGAGGGATAGAGAGTCGTAATATTGTTAGTGAATTTATGTTATTAGCAGGGGAGACTGCGGCAATCTTCTGTAGGGATAACAGTATTCCAATACCCTATGCAACCCAACAACCTCCCGAGGCAAAGGGAGCTCCGGAGAACAACTTAGCTTCTATGTTTATATGGAGGCGGAAGTTTAAAAGGGGTGAAACAAAGTATAGTCCTGAACCCCATGCAGGGCTTGGTCTACAGCTATATACAAGGGCTACTAGTCCTTTAAGAAGATATTCCGACCTAGTTGTTAATCAGCAGATAAGAAGCTTTTTATTAGGAGAGAGTTGTATGACACAGGATGAGGTCCTGCTTAAAGTATCCCCATCTATTGAGTCGATGAAGAGACTCTCTGTATGTGAAAGGTTGTCAAACTATCACTGGAAATTGGTCTATTTAAGCAGGTTTAAGGATAGTATATATGTTGGTACTTTTGTGGAGAAGAAGGATAAGGGGGTAGGGGTTCTGCTAATTGAGGATCTAGCCTTAGAGGTGACAATTCCAATGAACGAGTTTCCTGAATTAAACAGTAAAGTGAATCTGAAAATAAAAAAGATAGATGTACCAGCTGGAGTTGTTACTTTTCAGAGTTGTTAA
- a CDS encoding secondary thiamine-phosphate synthase enzyme YjbQ: protein MSIIQKEITLRPKPRGFHLITDEIVSSLFEISNFKYGIINLHIKHTSASISINECAAPEVRRDMENFFNKLIKEPTQYFEHNYEGDDDMPAHIKTSIIGTNISIPITNGKLNLGTWQGIYLGEHRNSGGSRRIIATIMG, encoded by the coding sequence ATGAGTATAATACAAAAAGAGATCACTTTAAGACCAAAACCCCGGGGATTCCATCTGATTACAGATGAAATAGTATCCTCCCTTTTTGAAATATCAAATTTTAAATATGGAATAATTAATCTTCATATTAAACATACATCAGCTTCTATATCTATAAATGAGTGTGCTGCTCCTGAAGTTAGGCGGGATATGGAGAATTTTTTTAATAAGTTAATAAAAGAGCCTACCCAATATTTTGAACATAACTATGAAGGGGATGATGATATGCCTGCCCATATAAAAACATCTATAATAGGTACAAATATATCCATCCCAATTACAAACGGGAAGTTAAACCTTGGGACATGGCAAGGGATATACCTTGGAGAACATAGAAATAGTGGGGGATCAAGACGGATAATTGCTACAATAATGGGATAA
- a CDS encoding HPr family phosphocarrier protein, with protein sequence MDSEIDYKKYLEAVEQQSRVFFVLISHVLVKGPKKAYSQLFLARLKVEAGHLEDFLDYYGCLHNKQWFPVRESVAVIKSFSGSCFKCTRLIEQLPKKRIFKDEIEFKESIVDAYSVLKKALYNSCKNSITQFKKVGVVQKVCPIDCSFQNDYPDLGFIEKNRKKRSIKSAEHAAVSLATSFLNIAEDFGQLKKIVKTKKSDYLGMIPDVFDEAKLMQFENKFHSLQSLFDTYLSESQKLNADKTLPSLKNYISVIYHLLDIGTKCSHYIERHAAYFKPSLLTSVVQPVSDLDLVTLIIDTFIANALVFTQKAQRLCKETLINYEKRGKIKVNIPNYRGFHVRPSTLIAKIVIHYGTEIKMIMDDKTYNAAIPLELFRANEVINAQKRFMITRVVNNMKLIKEKNSVELDSVKLREAISAVYIQLMENNDITLYNKSFSFEDLPPIHGEKIAAYAKRAITHHLATGTLDIKSDQEVCFEGDVRVLEDIKILAENGYGEDKFGNNIVLPKELSYLRR encoded by the coding sequence ATGGATTCAGAGATAGACTATAAGAAGTACTTAGAAGCAGTGGAACAACAGTCTAGGGTATTTTTTGTATTGATTAGTCATGTCCTGGTAAAAGGACCAAAAAAAGCTTACTCTCAATTATTTTTAGCTAGACTAAAAGTGGAAGCAGGACATCTTGAAGATTTCCTAGATTATTATGGATGCCTGCACAATAAACAGTGGTTTCCTGTTAGGGAATCAGTAGCTGTAATAAAATCCTTCTCTGGAAGCTGTTTTAAGTGTACAAGATTAATTGAGCAACTACCTAAAAAACGTATTTTTAAGGATGAAATAGAGTTTAAAGAGAGCATAGTTGATGCTTATTCTGTTTTAAAAAAAGCACTGTATAACTCATGTAAAAACAGTATTACACAATTTAAAAAAGTTGGCGTTGTACAAAAAGTATGCCCTATTGATTGTTCTTTTCAAAATGACTATCCAGACTTAGGATTTATTGAGAAAAATAGAAAAAAAAGATCTATTAAATCTGCGGAACATGCCGCTGTATCATTAGCTACGAGTTTTTTAAATATTGCGGAGGATTTTGGACAATTAAAAAAGATTGTAAAAACCAAGAAGTCAGATTATTTAGGAATGATTCCAGATGTATTTGATGAGGCTAAACTAATGCAGTTTGAAAATAAATTTCATAGCCTACAATCCTTATTTGATACCTACCTTTCAGAGTCACAAAAACTTAATGCAGACAAAACCTTACCTAGCTTAAAAAATTACATATCAGTTATTTATCATCTACTTGATATAGGTACTAAATGTTCCCACTATATAGAGAGACACGCTGCATATTTTAAACCTTCTCTTTTAACATCGGTAGTTCAACCTGTATCTGACCTTGATCTAGTAACTCTAATCATTGACACATTTATAGCGAATGCTCTTGTTTTTACTCAGAAAGCCCAAAGGCTGTGTAAAGAGACATTGATAAACTATGAAAAAAGAGGAAAAATTAAGGTTAATATCCCTAATTATAGAGGCTTCCATGTAAGACCTTCAACTTTAATAGCCAAAATTGTTATTCACTATGGTACTGAGATAAAGATGATAATGGATGATAAAACCTATAATGCAGCAATACCTCTGGAACTTTTTAGAGCAAATGAAGTGATAAATGCTCAAAAGAGATTTATGATAACTAGAGTTGTTAACAATATGAAGCTTATTAAAGAAAAAAACAGTGTTGAGCTTGACTCTGTAAAGCTAAGAGAGGCTATTAGTGCTGTTTATATTCAGTTAATGGAGAATAATGATATTACCCTATACAATAAATCCTTCTCCTTTGAAGATCTGCCTCCAATCCATGGGGAGAAGATCGCAGCATATGCTAAAAGAGCAATAACCCATCACCTAGCAACAGGAACCCTAGATATTAAGTCAGACCAAGAGGTTTGTTTTGAAGGGGATGTTAGAGTATTAGAGGATATTAAAATTTTAGCTGAGAATGGTTACGGTGAAGATAAGTTTGGAAATAATATTGTACTTCCTAAAGAGTTATCCTATTTAAGGCGTTAA
- the argH gene encoding argininosuccinate lyase, with protein MSKIWAKDYELDSLIEEYTVGNDYVLDLDLIEFDCVGSIAHAKMLSTIGILTEKEYLDLEVELKNIISDVKKGSFKINRSDEDCHTAIEARLTDRLGEVGKKIHTGRSRNDQVITATRLYTKTQIEKTLSSGLSLVSALVDLAKENEFIPMVGRTHMQTAMPSSVGLWMGAFAEEIIDSLKLLESVYNIIDQNPLGSAASYGVPLSLNRELTGKLLGFKKVQNNVLYVNNSRGKFESMVLDVLDQISLTLSKMAQDLILFSLPEFDYFSLPKELCSGSSIMPQKKNPDGFELLRSKSAIVSSCAFQVKSIIRSLPSGYNRDFQDTKEPFLRGCKTSLLSIRVMELSIKNLQVNRDKCLAGFTPEIYATDAALELVANGSSFRDAYVEVGLNVDKLGQRDAVESIKNRTHTGSTGNLGLDKIKEDISNLKSRISNL; from the coding sequence ATGAGTAAAATATGGGCAAAAGATTATGAGTTAGACTCATTAATTGAGGAGTATACTGTTGGTAACGACTATGTTCTTGATTTAGATCTTATCGAGTTTGACTGTGTAGGTAGTATCGCACATGCTAAAATGTTATCAACTATTGGAATCTTAACAGAAAAAGAGTATTTGGATTTAGAGGTCGAGTTAAAAAATATTATTTCTGATGTTAAAAAGGGTTCTTTTAAAATAAATAGAAGTGATGAGGATTGTCATACTGCAATAGAGGCTAGACTAACTGATCGGCTTGGGGAAGTAGGGAAAAAGATTCACACAGGAAGAAGTCGTAATGATCAAGTCATTACAGCTACAAGGCTCTATACAAAGACACAGATAGAGAAGACTCTATCTAGTGGATTATCCCTTGTATCCGCCTTAGTGGATTTAGCTAAAGAGAATGAATTTATTCCTATGGTTGGGCGAACCCATATGCAAACAGCAATGCCATCATCTGTAGGGTTATGGATGGGTGCCTTTGCCGAGGAGATTATAGACTCCCTTAAACTTTTAGAGTCTGTATACAATATTATTGACCAAAATCCCCTAGGGTCCGCTGCTAGTTATGGGGTTCCTCTCTCCTTAAATAGAGAGTTAACCGGGAAGCTGTTAGGTTTTAAGAAGGTTCAAAACAATGTTTTATATGTTAATAATTCCAGGGGGAAATTTGAGTCTATGGTTCTTGATGTCTTAGATCAAATCTCATTAACATTAAGTAAAATGGCCCAGGATTTAATACTCTTTTCACTTCCTGAATTTGACTACTTTTCCCTACCTAAAGAGCTTTGTAGTGGATCTAGCATTATGCCACAAAAGAAAAATCCAGATGGGTTTGAGTTGCTAAGAAGTAAGTCCGCAATAGTTTCATCCTGTGCATTTCAAGTTAAAAGTATTATTAGGTCTCTTCCTTCTGGATATAACCGTGATTTCCAGGATACAAAAGAACCATTTTTAAGAGGGTGTAAGACTTCTCTTTTATCTATTAGAGTAATGGAGCTGTCAATTAAAAATTTACAGGTAAACAGGGATAAGTGTTTAGCAGGTTTTACTCCAGAAATTTATGCAACAGATGCAGCCCTAGAGTTAGTTGCCAATGGATCATCTTTTAGAGATGCTTATGTAGAAGTTGGATTAAATGTTGATAAACTTGGACAACGGGATGCTGTTGAATCAATAAAAAATAGAACCCATACAGGATCAACTGGAAATCTAGGTTTAGATAAAATAAAAGAAGATATATCTAATTTAAAATCTAGAATTAGTAACCTTTAG